A single window of Streptomyces sp. NBC_00464 DNA harbors:
- a CDS encoding ArsR/SmtB family transcription factor, which produces MTPASATAPAAAARALAHPARDEISLESVLHALSDPVRLSVVRELAAAEDELTCSRFDLPVTKSTSTHHFRVLRESGIVQQVYRGTAKMNGLRREDLEALFPGLLDSVLEAANLQADRLGEG; this is translated from the coding sequence GTGACCCCTGCCAGCGCCACCGCCCCGGCAGCAGCCGCCCGCGCGCTGGCCCACCCCGCACGGGACGAGATCAGTCTCGAGTCGGTCCTGCACGCCCTTTCGGACCCGGTGCGGTTGTCTGTGGTCCGCGAGCTGGCCGCCGCCGAGGACGAGCTCACCTGCTCCCGGTTCGACCTGCCGGTGACCAAGTCCACCAGCACCCACCACTTCCGGGTGCTCCGCGAGAGCGGCATCGTCCAGCAGGTCTACCGAGGAACGGCCAAGATGAACGGGCTCCGGCGCGAGGACCTGGAGGCGCTCTTCCCCGGACTGCTCGACAGCGTGCTCGAAGCGGCGAACCTCCAGGCGGACCGCCTCGGCGAGGGCTGA